In Microbulbifer salipaludis, a genomic segment contains:
- a CDS encoding MlaD family protein, whose amino-acid sequence MTTSTASQARWVFNAMVLAGVIAVAIWYYQTAGRFTTYQILTEDSVSGLIAGAPVEFHGVDVGRVSEVELIGPSSVRILLDVENDAPVSRATVATITARGLATRGFTGYVYVLLENTGTDKGPLTATPGARYPRIPNAPSRSVNLDTAISQVNENVQSLTELLRTMLDKDTIAAFQQAVGNLQQVTQMLAENQQRLSTIIANTEHASGRLGPLLDSSSDTVQALQQVSQMLAGNQQRLNTIITNTEQASGQLGPLLDASSQSVNALQLQVLPEAYRTMATLNQLTSSMTRLTDKINHNPSVLLRGSTPPPLGPGETE is encoded by the coding sequence ATGACGACCAGCACAGCGAGCCAGGCACGATGGGTCTTTAATGCCATGGTGCTTGCAGGCGTCATCGCGGTTGCGATCTGGTACTACCAGACAGCCGGCCGCTTCACGACCTATCAGATCCTCACCGAAGATTCCGTGTCCGGCCTGATTGCAGGTGCCCCGGTGGAGTTTCATGGGGTGGACGTGGGCAGGGTCAGCGAGGTGGAACTCATCGGGCCTAGCTCCGTGCGAATTCTGCTGGATGTCGAAAACGACGCGCCCGTATCCAGGGCAACCGTTGCCACCATCACCGCCCGCGGACTCGCGACCCGGGGGTTCACCGGCTATGTGTACGTGCTGCTGGAGAACACGGGTACCGATAAGGGCCCTCTTACCGCGACCCCGGGTGCGCGCTATCCGCGCATACCCAACGCCCCTTCCCGCTCGGTCAATTTGGATACCGCCATCAGCCAGGTCAACGAGAACGTGCAATCGCTGACCGAACTGCTGCGTACCATGCTGGATAAAGACACCATCGCTGCCTTCCAGCAGGCGGTCGGCAATCTGCAGCAAGTCACCCAGATGCTTGCGGAGAACCAGCAGCGGCTCAGTACAATCATCGCCAATACCGAACACGCCAGTGGCCGACTCGGGCCGCTGCTGGATTCGAGCAGCGATACCGTCCAAGCGCTGCAGCAGGTCAGCCAGATGCTCGCGGGAAATCAGCAGCGGCTCAACACGATCATCACCAATACCGAACAGGCGAGCGGCCAGCTCGGTCCGTTGCTGGATGCAAGCAGCCAGTCCGTCAATGCACTCCAGCTGCAGGTGTTGCCCGAGGCCTACCGCACCATGGCCACCCTGAATCAGCTGACCTCCTCCATGACGCGATTGACAGACAAGATCAATCACAACCCGTCCGTTCTCCTGCGCGGCAGTACGCCCCCACCCCTTGGCCCGGGCGAAACCGAATGA
- a CDS encoding ABC-type transport auxiliary lipoprotein family protein, with protein MNERGYGRALSHAGKALRLVMAAAAILISGCSLFSPVESDIRVSVVDKVPREVPQRQKHPATLLLLPPSINPIYDTIRMAYRTAPHQVGFYRHHQWGATPAQMLLPLLARTLEHTNYFDAVATPPYFGPHSYALQTTILDFVQDYTSTPATFQLSLRVQLIEGTSNRIVASRTISLREPILLESPAAGVVAANQAAASALQQATQFVLKRMP; from the coding sequence ATGAATGAACGGGGCTATGGGCGTGCGCTATCTCATGCAGGAAAAGCCCTACGGCTTGTGATGGCGGCTGCCGCAATATTGATTTCCGGGTGCTCACTGTTTTCCCCGGTGGAAAGTGACATACGGGTATCTGTCGTCGACAAAGTTCCCCGTGAAGTGCCCCAGCGACAAAAGCATCCGGCAACGCTGCTGCTACTACCTCCCAGCATCAACCCCATTTACGACACCATCCGCATGGCCTATCGCACTGCGCCACATCAGGTCGGTTTTTACCGCCATCACCAATGGGGGGCAACACCGGCACAGATGCTCCTCCCGTTACTGGCGCGGACACTGGAACACACAAACTACTTTGATGCAGTAGCAACCCCACCCTACTTCGGCCCCCACAGCTACGCGCTGCAAACGACGATCTTAGACTTCGTACAGGACTACACTTCCACACCAGCGACCTTCCAGCTTTCCCTGCGGGTGCAGCTTATCGAGGGCACTTCAAACCGGATTGTTGCAAGCAGAACCATTTCACTACGCGAACCCATACTGCTGGAATCACCTGCTGCAGGCGTAGTAGCAGCCAATCAAGCCGCCGCAAGCGCTTTACAACAGGCAACGCAGTTTGTACTGAAAAGAATGCCGTAG
- a CDS encoding cytochrome b, protein MNTEQDYGTVAILLHWLMAVLLVALTVLGVYMSGLPDVGFDKIKLTLIVYHKEYGILALGLALLRLAWRVGNALPALVKELPDWQKVTARFVHLCFYALMFALPISGWLMSSAASIPVYFFGFRLPDLIPHNEYRFQLLVEVHKWLGYALIGFILLHAGAALRHHFISRDNTLKKILPGSRL, encoded by the coding sequence ATGAACACGGAGCAGGATTATGGCACCGTCGCCATACTCCTCCACTGGCTGATGGCGGTATTGCTTGTCGCGCTCACCGTGCTCGGTGTGTATATGAGCGGTCTTCCGGATGTCGGGTTCGACAAGATAAAATTGACGCTGATCGTGTATCACAAGGAATACGGCATACTGGCGTTGGGACTGGCGCTGTTGCGGCTCGCGTGGCGTGTAGGTAACGCGTTACCGGCACTGGTAAAAGAACTGCCCGATTGGCAGAAGGTGACGGCGCGGTTTGTGCACCTGTGCTTTTACGCCTTGATGTTTGCCTTACCGATCAGCGGCTGGTTGATGTCTTCTGCCGCGAGTATTCCGGTGTATTTCTTTGGCTTCAGGCTACCGGATCTGATCCCGCATAACGAGTATCGCTTCCAGTTACTGGTCGAGGTGCACAAGTGGCTTGGGTATGCCCTGATCGGTTTTATTCTGCTACATGCCGGTGCCGCACTGCGGCACCACTTCATTTCCCGAGATAACACCCTGAAGAAAATCCTCCCGGGCTCCCGTCTTTAA